One window of Streptomyces sp. NBC_00273 genomic DNA carries:
- a CDS encoding LLM class F420-dependent oxidoreductase codes for MELSMMLDYAGDPRRAADQAAALESAGLDAVWVAEAWGFDSPTIMGYLAARTERLKIGSAILNVYSRTPGLIAQTAAGLDALSGGRALLGLGASGPQVVEGWHGKPYDKPLGRTRESVELCRRIWRRETIDHHGITDMPLPPERGSGLGKPLKILTRPVRPAIPVYIASLGPANVRLTAEIADGWLPTLFIPEKAAAVWGGPLAEGAAKRSPELGPLQTVAGGLLAIGPDAAAARDLARPQIALYVGGMGAVGKNFYNDLAVAYGYEEEARKIQELYLAGRKRDAAAAVPDEFCELMTLCGPEGYVRERVEAFREAGVTMLNVTPVGPDPAKLIETVKSWL; via the coding sequence ATGGAACTGTCGATGATGCTCGACTACGCCGGGGACCCGCGCCGGGCCGCCGACCAGGCCGCCGCGCTGGAGTCGGCCGGGCTCGACGCGGTGTGGGTGGCCGAGGCCTGGGGGTTCGACTCCCCGACGATCATGGGCTACCTCGCCGCCCGCACCGAGCGGCTGAAGATCGGCTCGGCCATCCTCAACGTCTACTCGCGCACCCCCGGCCTCATCGCCCAGACGGCCGCCGGCCTGGACGCGCTCTCGGGCGGCCGGGCGCTGCTCGGGCTCGGCGCCTCCGGCCCGCAGGTCGTCGAGGGCTGGCACGGGAAGCCGTACGACAAGCCGCTCGGCCGCACGCGCGAGAGCGTCGAGCTGTGCCGGCGCATCTGGCGCCGCGAAACGATCGACCACCACGGCATCACCGACATGCCGCTGCCGCCGGAGCGGGGCAGCGGGCTCGGCAAGCCGCTGAAGATCCTCACCCGCCCGGTCCGCCCCGCGATCCCCGTCTACATCGCCTCGCTCGGCCCGGCCAACGTTCGGCTGACCGCCGAGATCGCGGACGGCTGGCTGCCCACCCTCTTCATCCCGGAGAAGGCCGCCGCGGTGTGGGGCGGACCGCTCGCCGAGGGGGCGGCCAAGCGGTCGCCGGAGCTCGGTCCGCTTCAGACCGTCGCGGGCGGCCTGCTCGCCATCGGCCCGGACGCGGCCGCCGCACGGGACCTCGCGCGCCCGCAGATCGCCCTGTACGTCGGCGGGATGGGCGCGGTCGGCAAGAACTTCTACAACGACCTGGCCGTCGCCTACGGGTACGAGGAAGAGGCCCGGAAGATCCAGGAGCTGTACCTCGCCGGACGCAAGCGCGACGCCGCTGCTGCCGTCCCGGACGAGTTCTGCGAGCTGATGACGCTGTGCGGGCCCGAGGGCTACGTGCGCGAGCGCGTCGAGGCCTTCCGCGAGGCGGGCGTCACCATGCTCAACGTCACACCGGTCGGCCCCGACCCGGCCAAGTTGATCGAAACCGTCAAGAGCTGGCTCTAG
- a CDS encoding CaiB/BaiF CoA transferase family protein yields the protein MAVTGNGNRDASGPGPLAGVRVVELAGIGPGPFAAMLLADLGADVVRVDRPGGGGLAVDPAHDITNRSKRSVLVDLKSADGPARVLDLVERADVLVEGFRPGVAERLGVGPAECHARNPKLVYGRMTGWGQRGPLAETAGHDIAYIAVTGALGMIGKPGEPPAVPANLVGDYAGGSLYLVVGVLAALHHARATGSGQVVDAAIVDGTAHLTAMIHGMMAAGGWQDRRGANLLDGGCPFYGTYETSDGQYMAVGALEQQFYDTFTELLGIGDRAPARKDVARWGELREVVAARFRTRTREEWTAVFEGTDACVAPVLSLREAPGHPHLASRGTFTEYAGIVQPAPAPRFSATPTRVTSEPALPGADTESVAADWDVPALLSKEA from the coding sequence ATGGCAGTGACAGGGAACGGGAACCGGGACGCGAGCGGGCCCGGCCCGCTCGCCGGGGTGCGCGTCGTCGAACTGGCGGGCATCGGCCCCGGACCGTTCGCCGCGATGCTCCTCGCCGACCTGGGCGCCGACGTCGTGCGCGTGGACCGGCCCGGCGGCGGCGGGCTCGCGGTCGATCCGGCCCACGACATCACCAACCGCAGCAAACGGTCCGTCCTGGTCGACCTCAAGTCCGCCGACGGGCCCGCCCGCGTCCTGGACCTGGTCGAGCGGGCCGACGTGCTCGTCGAGGGGTTCCGGCCCGGGGTGGCCGAGCGACTCGGGGTCGGGCCGGCCGAGTGCCACGCCCGCAATCCGAAGCTCGTCTACGGCCGGATGACCGGCTGGGGCCAGCGCGGCCCGCTCGCCGAGACCGCCGGGCACGACATCGCGTACATCGCCGTCACCGGCGCCCTCGGCATGATCGGGAAGCCGGGAGAGCCGCCGGCCGTCCCCGCGAACCTGGTCGGGGACTACGCGGGCGGCTCGCTCTACCTGGTCGTCGGGGTCCTCGCCGCCCTGCACCACGCCCGCGCCACCGGCTCCGGCCAGGTCGTCGACGCGGCCATCGTCGACGGCACCGCCCACCTCACCGCCATGATCCACGGGATGATGGCGGCGGGCGGCTGGCAGGACCGCCGCGGGGCCAACCTCCTCGACGGCGGCTGTCCCTTCTACGGCACCTACGAGACCTCCGACGGCCAGTACATGGCGGTCGGCGCGCTGGAACAGCAGTTCTACGACACCTTCACGGAGCTCCTCGGCATCGGGGACCGGGCGCCGGCGCGCAAGGACGTCGCCCGCTGGGGCGAGCTGCGGGAGGTCGTCGCCGCACGCTTCCGGACCCGTACGCGCGAGGAGTGGACGGCGGTGTTCGAGGGCACCGACGCCTGCGTGGCCCCGGTGCTGTCGCTGCGCGAGGCCCCGGGGCACCCGCACCTCGCGTCCCGCGGGACCTTCACCGAGTACGCCGGGATCGTCCAGCCCGCGCCCGCGCCGCGGTTCTCCGCGACCCCGACCCGCGTGACCTCCGAACCCGCCCTGCCCGGCGCGGACACCGAGTCGGTGGCCGCCGACTGGGACGTACCGGCCCTGCTCTCGAAAGAGGCCTGA
- a CDS encoding saccharopine dehydrogenase family protein, with the protein MNATVPHDRPERAYDVVLFGATGFVGALTAEYLAAHAPAGCRWALAGRDTAKLERLRERLASIDPACARLPLLRADAQDPAAVRELAASTRVLATTVGPYIWYGAELVAACAEAGTDYVDLTGEPEFVDRMYVEHDARARETGARIVHACGFDSIPADLGAYFTVRQLPQGVPLAVDGFMRSNAFFSGGTLASALTALSRGPQTLAAAHARRLHEPRLLGRRARGPVGAPRFSRETGTWALPLPSLDPRIVARSAAALERYGPDFRYRHYASVKHLPVAVGGTAALGATVALAQVPPARRWLMDRWEPGRGPDAERRARSWFSVRFVGEGGGRRVLTEVAGGDPGYGETAKMLAESALCLAHDALPEAAGQLTTAVAMGDALIARLQKAGITFRVADAR; encoded by the coding sequence ATGAACGCAACTGTCCCGCACGACCGGCCGGAACGTGCCTATGACGTCGTGCTGTTCGGCGCCACCGGGTTCGTGGGCGCGCTCACCGCCGAGTACCTCGCCGCGCACGCGCCCGCCGGCTGCCGGTGGGCGCTGGCCGGCCGGGACACCGCGAAGCTGGAGCGGCTGCGCGAACGGCTGGCCTCGATCGATCCGGCATGCGCGCGACTGCCGCTGCTGCGGGCCGACGCCCAGGACCCCGCGGCCGTGCGCGAGCTGGCCGCGTCCACCCGGGTGCTGGCCACGACGGTGGGCCCGTACATCTGGTACGGGGCGGAGCTCGTGGCCGCCTGCGCCGAGGCGGGCACGGACTACGTGGACCTCACCGGGGAGCCGGAGTTCGTGGACCGCATGTACGTCGAGCACGACGCACGGGCCCGGGAGACCGGGGCGCGGATCGTGCACGCCTGCGGCTTCGACTCGATCCCGGCCGACCTCGGGGCGTACTTCACGGTCCGGCAGCTGCCCCAGGGGGTCCCGCTGGCGGTCGACGGGTTCATGCGGTCCAACGCCTTCTTCTCCGGCGGCACCCTGGCCTCCGCGCTGACCGCGCTGAGCCGCGGCCCCCAGACCCTGGCTGCCGCGCACGCCCGCCGGCTGCACGAACCCCGGCTGCTGGGGCGGCGGGCGCGCGGGCCGGTGGGGGCACCGCGGTTCAGCCGCGAGACCGGGACCTGGGCGCTGCCGCTGCCCTCGCTGGACCCCCGGATCGTGGCCCGGTCGGCGGCCGCGCTGGAGCGGTACGGCCCGGACTTCCGCTACCGGCACTACGCCTCCGTCAAGCACCTGCCCGTCGCGGTGGGCGGTACGGCGGCGCTGGGCGCGACGGTGGCCCTGGCCCAGGTGCCGCCGGCCCGGCGGTGGCTGATGGACCGCTGGGAGCCGGGCCGGGGACCGGACGCGGAACGCCGTGCGCGCAGCTGGTTCAGCGTGCGGTTCGTGGGCGAGGGCGGCGGCCGGCGCGTGCTCACCGAGGTGGCGGGCGGCGACCCCGGCTACGGCGAGACGGCGAAGATGCTGGCCGAGTCGGCGCTGTGCCTGGCCCACGACGCCCTGCCGGAGGCGGCCGGGCAGCTGACGACCGCCGTGGCGATGGGCGACGCCCTGATCGCCCGCCTCCAGAAGGCGGGGATCACCTTCCGGGTGGCGGACGCCCGCTGA
- a CDS encoding endonuclease V yields the protein MTSVKTPADEAEARAIQDELRHQVVLTELGPPPGHGLVAGVDVAYDDARDLVAAAAVVLDAATLEVVEEATAVGRVSFPYVPGLLAFRELPTVLAALDSLKTEPGLVVCDGYGLAHPRGFGLACHLGVVTGLPAIGVAKNPFTFTYEEPGARRGDAAALLAADGAEVGRALRTQDGIKPVYVSVGHRVSLDNACAHALALSPRFRIPETTRHADSLCRRALREAS from the coding sequence ATGACGAGTGTGAAGACCCCCGCCGACGAGGCCGAAGCCCGGGCGATACAGGACGAACTACGCCATCAGGTCGTGCTCACCGAGCTCGGCCCGCCACCCGGCCACGGCCTCGTCGCCGGAGTGGACGTCGCCTACGACGACGCGCGCGACCTGGTCGCCGCCGCGGCCGTGGTGCTCGACGCCGCCACCCTGGAGGTCGTCGAGGAGGCCACCGCCGTCGGGCGCGTCAGCTTCCCCTACGTGCCCGGGCTGCTCGCCTTCCGCGAGCTGCCGACGGTACTGGCCGCCCTCGACTCCCTGAAGACCGAGCCCGGCCTCGTCGTCTGCGACGGCTACGGCCTCGCGCACCCCCGCGGCTTCGGCCTCGCCTGCCACCTCGGGGTGGTCACCGGGCTCCCGGCCATCGGCGTCGCGAAGAATCCGTTCACCTTCACCTACGAGGAACCGGGCGCCCGGCGGGGCGACGCTGCCGCGCTGCTCGCGGCCGACGGGGCCGAGGTCGGGCGGGCGCTGCGCACGCAGGACGGGATCAAGCCGGTCTACGTTTCCGTCGGGCACCGGGTCTCGCTGGACAACGCCTGCGCGCACGCCCTGGCCCTGAGCCCCCGCTTCCGGATCCCCGAGACCACCCGCCACGCCGACTCCCTGTGCCGCAGGGCGTTGCGGGAGGCCTCCTGA
- a CDS encoding YciI family protein, producing the protein MFVMELTYTAPIESVEEQMDAHIAWLDGYYAAGVFLASGRKVPRDGGVILAGGVSRAEIERIATEDPFAVAGVCDYTITEFLATKTSADLSTVRENPVT; encoded by the coding sequence ATGTTCGTCATGGAGCTCACCTACACCGCCCCCATCGAGTCCGTCGAGGAGCAGATGGACGCTCACATCGCCTGGCTGGACGGCTACTACGCCGCCGGCGTCTTCCTCGCGTCGGGGCGCAAGGTCCCGCGCGACGGGGGCGTGATCCTGGCCGGCGGGGTGTCCCGGGCCGAGATCGAGCGGATCGCGACCGAGGACCCCTTCGCGGTGGCGGGAGTGTGTGACTACACCATCACCGAGTTCCTCGCCACGAAGACCTCGGCGGACCTGTCGACGGTGCGGGAGAACCCGGTCACCTAG
- a CDS encoding GNAT family N-acetyltransferase — MAPSRSRHQPRGDGAVPVRPALLVPSSDPFAGLDRPGSRTPLDRPPLPTGVSMQPRPAVPADVPELIRLRAVALDSLGVDPGPADAAWRQVARTWFLERIGERPDVHCLVVGGAPGEPLLATGMAWVTYHLPSPLWTDGRRGYLDGIVTDAPARGRGHGRRIVDALVEWLDGIGIHYVQLHASPDGEPVYRAAGFTAGRYPGMDLVTAPAPQASQVPPSPPAPAPAPAS; from the coding sequence GTGGCCCCTTCCCGGTCACGGCACCAGCCGCGCGGGGACGGCGCCGTCCCGGTCAGGCCCGCCCTCCTCGTCCCGTCGTCCGACCCGTTCGCCGGGCTCGACCGGCCCGGCTCCCGCACCCCGCTCGACCGACCGCCCCTGCCCACCGGAGTGTCCATGCAGCCCCGCCCCGCCGTTCCCGCCGACGTCCCCGAGCTCATACGCCTGCGCGCCGTCGCCCTCGACTCCCTCGGAGTCGACCCCGGGCCCGCCGACGCCGCCTGGCGGCAGGTCGCCCGCACCTGGTTCCTCGAACGCATCGGCGAACGCCCCGACGTGCACTGCCTGGTCGTGGGCGGAGCTCCCGGCGAACCGCTGCTCGCCACCGGCATGGCGTGGGTCACCTACCACCTGCCCAGCCCCCTCTGGACCGACGGCCGGCGCGGCTACCTCGACGGGATCGTCACCGACGCACCCGCCCGCGGACGGGGCCACGGCCGCCGGATCGTCGACGCGCTGGTCGAGTGGCTCGACGGCATCGGCATCCACTACGTCCAGCTGCACGCGAGCCCCGACGGCGAGCCCGTCTACCGGGCCGCGGGCTTCACCGCCGGGCGCTACCCGGGCATGGACCTCGTCACCGCCCCGGCACCTCAGGCATCCCAGGTGCCCCCGTCACCCCCCGCTCCCGCTCCCGCTCCCGCGAGCTGA
- a CDS encoding WD40/YVTN/BNR-like repeat-containing protein, which produces MCAAALLVGVLAAPAQADAAPAPDPAPLAQDLRGAGWALKDTGKDVRFRGLAAVGRNTAWVAGSKGTVLRTVDGGRSWRDVSPPGAVAEALEFRDIEAFDARRAVALSIGEGEASRVLRTEDGGATWTETFRNPDPRAFYDCLTFFDARHGLAMSDPVDGKFRILATDDGGRNWRVLPSGGMPEALPGEAGFAASGQCLVSSGPRDVWLATGGGARARVLHSADRGLTWRVAESTVPAGDPARGVFALAFRDRTRGLAVGGDYRTGQASPQAAAVSADGGRTWTRAATPPPAYRSGAAWFPYGRATALAVGPTGTDVTTDGGRSWRSLDAGSFDTVDCAADAGCWAAGEKGRVARLERRR; this is translated from the coding sequence ATGTGCGCGGCAGCCCTGCTCGTGGGGGTGCTCGCCGCCCCCGCCCAGGCCGATGCGGCCCCGGCCCCCGACCCGGCCCCGCTGGCGCAGGACTTACGCGGCGCCGGCTGGGCGCTGAAGGACACCGGGAAGGACGTGCGCTTCCGCGGGCTCGCGGCGGTCGGCCGGAACACGGCGTGGGTGGCCGGTTCCAAGGGGACCGTGCTGCGCACGGTGGACGGCGGCCGCAGTTGGCGTGACGTTTCGCCGCCGGGCGCGGTCGCGGAGGCCCTGGAGTTCCGCGACATCGAGGCCTTCGACGCGCGGCGCGCGGTGGCCCTGTCCATTGGGGAGGGCGAGGCCTCCAGGGTGCTGCGTACCGAGGACGGCGGGGCCACCTGGACCGAGACCTTCCGCAACCCCGACCCGCGCGCCTTCTACGACTGCCTCACCTTCTTCGACGCCCGGCACGGCTTGGCGATGAGCGATCCGGTGGACGGGAAGTTCCGGATCCTCGCCACTGACGACGGCGGACGGAACTGGCGGGTCCTGCCGAGCGGGGGCATGCCCGAGGCGCTACCGGGCGAGGCGGGCTTCGCCGCGAGCGGCCAGTGCCTGGTGAGTTCCGGCCCGCGCGATGTCTGGCTGGCCACCGGCGGGGGTGCCCGCGCCCGGGTGCTGCACTCCGCGGACCGCGGTCTGACCTGGCGGGTCGCCGAATCCACCGTCCCGGCGGGCGATCCGGCGCGCGGGGTCTTCGCCCTCGCCTTCCGGGACCGTACGAGGGGTCTGGCGGTCGGCGGTGACTACCGCACCGGGCAGGCCTCCCCGCAGGCCGCGGCGGTGTCCGCCGACGGGGGACGCACCTGGACGCGGGCGGCGACGCCGCCGCCCGCCTACCGCTCGGGCGCGGCCTGGTTCCCGTACGGCCGGGCGACGGCCCTCGCGGTGGGGCCCACGGGCACCGATGTGACCACGGACGGGGGCCGCAGCTGGCGGTCCCTGGACGCGGGATCCTTCGACACGGTCGACTGCGCGGCCGACGCGGGATGCTGGGCGGCGGGGGAGAAGGGGCGCGTGGCGCGGCTGGAACGACGGCGCTGA
- a CDS encoding amidohydrolase, translated as MRTPLVLLNARLLDPATGGFLPDTALAASGGRITALGDDRHVRALADASTTVVDLKGAVVTPGLVDGHIHPVSGAELTHGLDLSGCTDLEQVRTALAAGVRGLAPGAWLSGWGLDPNAFGDRPVETAPFDSVLDGVPATLLLFDAHSVLASRRALELAGVDGPRTFDQASAEVVCDAAGRPTGLLLEDAACELVERVAPQPTREERRERLAAALRKMAAAGLTGGHAMDANGDSLSFYAELDGAGRLPLRLRVAPWCQPGTDADAVRALIAQQGAGGRLWRTEGVKIFMDGTIDNGTAWLEHPDRNGESTHAFWPDPEVYTRIVGEFHRAGVPTATHAIGDAAVRHVLDAVEKAQASGGPGPQVRHRVEHIETVPDDTLRRFAELGVIASVQPTHCCDFTRADHTDNWSRRLGEERASRAWRCRDLWDSGATVVLGSDWPIAPYPPLGVMGGARHRRPSRDLTQAPHGPEQALTALQALQGMTVNAARAAGEEHLAGRIALGHRADLTVLADDPLTVAATELPDLPVLLTVVDGGVTHRAASL; from the coding sequence CTCGACCACGGTGGTCGACCTCAAGGGAGCCGTCGTGACCCCCGGCCTGGTCGACGGCCACATCCACCCCGTCTCGGGCGCCGAACTGACCCACGGACTGGACCTGTCGGGCTGCACCGACCTGGAACAGGTGCGCACGGCACTCGCCGCCGGCGTACGCGGCCTCGCGCCCGGCGCCTGGCTGAGCGGCTGGGGCCTGGACCCGAACGCCTTCGGGGACCGGCCCGTCGAGACCGCCCCCTTCGACTCCGTGCTCGACGGCGTGCCGGCCACCCTCCTGCTCTTCGACGCCCACTCCGTGCTGGCCAGCCGGCGCGCCCTCGAACTCGCGGGCGTCGACGGACCGCGGACCTTCGACCAGGCGTCCGCCGAAGTGGTCTGCGACGCGGCCGGCCGGCCCACCGGCCTGCTCCTGGAGGACGCCGCCTGCGAACTCGTCGAACGCGTCGCCCCGCAGCCCACCCGTGAGGAGCGCCGCGAGCGGCTGGCCGCGGCGCTGCGCAAGATGGCCGCAGCCGGGCTGACCGGCGGCCACGCCATGGACGCGAACGGGGACAGCCTCTCCTTCTACGCCGAACTCGACGGAGCCGGACGGCTGCCGCTGCGCCTGCGCGTCGCGCCCTGGTGCCAGCCCGGCACCGACGCCGACGCCGTGCGTGCGCTCATCGCCCAGCAGGGCGCCGGCGGCAGGCTCTGGCGCACCGAGGGCGTGAAGATCTTCATGGACGGCACGATCGACAACGGCACCGCCTGGCTGGAACACCCGGACCGCAACGGCGAGTCCACGCACGCCTTCTGGCCCGACCCCGAGGTCTACACGAGGATCGTGGGCGAGTTCCACCGGGCCGGAGTGCCCACCGCCACCCACGCGATCGGCGACGCCGCCGTACGGCACGTGCTCGACGCCGTCGAGAAGGCCCAGGCCTCCGGCGGGCCCGGGCCCCAGGTCCGTCACCGGGTCGAGCACATCGAGACCGTTCCCGACGACACCCTGCGCCGCTTCGCCGAGCTAGGCGTCATCGCCTCCGTACAGCCCACCCACTGCTGCGACTTCACCCGCGCCGACCACACCGACAACTGGTCCCGCCGGCTCGGCGAGGAGCGCGCCTCGCGTGCCTGGCGCTGCCGTGACCTGTGGGACTCCGGAGCCACCGTGGTGCTCGGATCGGACTGGCCGATCGCCCCGTACCCGCCGCTCGGCGTCATGGGCGGCGCCCGCCACCGCCGCCCCAGCCGCGACCTGACCCAGGCCCCCCACGGCCCCGAGCAGGCACTCACCGCCCTGCAGGCCCTCCAGGGCATGACCGTCAACGCCGCCCGTGCGGCGGGCGAGGAGCACCTGGCGGGCCGGATCGCCCTCGGCCACCGCGCCGACCTGACGGTCCTCGCCGACGACCCGCTCACCGTCGCCGCCACCGAACTGCCGGACCTGCCCGTGCTCCTCACCGTCGTCGACGGCGGAGTGACCCACCGCGCCGCGAGCCTGTGA